The following are encoded together in the Mycolicibacterium arabiense genome:
- a CDS encoding alpha/beta hydrolase, with translation MYAAFKPVLAVIAVVAGAALVATAALLAYDATSQAAPLPVHQRPTVVLVHGAWADTSSWDGEVAALRDDGYDVRAISNPLQGLTSDAASVTSFLRSIEGPIVLVGHSYGGAVITEAAAGIPNVEALVYVDAAAPDVGETNGSLSGADSVLEQRPRTELFDEVPGPGGATSLYLNRDVFVDDFANDLPREEALRLWATQRTAAAAAFDTPATKAAWRAIPSWYFISSGDRIITPASERAMAERAHSRVTEFSGGSHLSLISQPEAVTAVIESAAHSLQPSG, from the coding sequence GTGTACGCAGCGTTCAAACCGGTACTGGCCGTGATCGCGGTCGTGGCGGGCGCCGCTCTGGTGGCCACCGCGGCGCTGCTCGCCTACGACGCGACGTCGCAGGCCGCTCCGCTTCCGGTGCACCAGCGACCCACCGTCGTGCTGGTGCACGGGGCCTGGGCCGACACCTCGAGCTGGGACGGCGAGGTCGCTGCCCTGCGCGACGACGGATACGACGTCCGCGCCATCTCGAATCCCCTGCAGGGCCTCACGTCCGACGCCGCGTCGGTCACCTCGTTCCTCCGATCCATCGAAGGGCCGATCGTCCTGGTCGGGCATTCCTATGGTGGCGCGGTGATCACCGAGGCCGCCGCGGGGATCCCGAACGTCGAGGCCCTGGTGTACGTGGACGCCGCAGCGCCGGACGTGGGCGAGACGAACGGGTCGCTCTCGGGTGCGGATTCGGTACTCGAGCAACGACCCCGCACCGAACTCTTCGACGAGGTTCCCGGTCCGGGTGGCGCGACCAGCCTCTACCTGAACCGGGATGTCTTCGTCGACGACTTCGCCAACGACCTGCCGCGCGAGGAGGCACTGCGGCTGTGGGCGACTCAGCGCACCGCGGCCGCCGCGGCGTTCGACACTCCGGCCACGAAGGCGGCGTGGCGCGCCATCCCGTCGTGGTACTTCATCAGCAGTGGGGACCGCATCATCACCCCTGCCTCCGAACGCGCGATGGCCGAGCGGGCGCACTCCCGCGTCACGGAGTTCTCCGGCGGGTCACACCTCAGCCTGATCAGTCAGCCGGAGGCCGTCACCGCCGTCATCGAATCCGCGGCCCATTCCCTCCAGCCGTCTGGGTAG
- a CDS encoding alpha/beta fold hydrolase, with translation MTGFGTRHRTATIDGLEVFYREAGDPSKPTLLLLHGFPSSSHMFRNLMSALADDYHLVAPDHIGFGRSAMPSVNQFSYGFDRLTEITEQLIDHLGLERFAIYIHDYGAPIGLRIASRRPERITAIISQSGNAYTEGFTPFWDRLFAHAADRAANEDSVREYFTPETTKWQYTHGVPADRLDLIAPETWLLDQAGLDRKGNDAIQLQLFWDYQFNLDGYPAFQEYFRTHQPPLLVTWGKNDEIFGAAGAEAFRRDLPNGEFHLLDAGHFALETHGAEISGYIRDFLGRL, from the coding sequence ATGACCGGATTCGGCACCCGCCATCGCACCGCGACCATCGACGGGCTGGAGGTGTTCTACCGCGAGGCAGGTGATCCCTCGAAGCCGACTTTGCTTCTCCTACATGGCTTTCCATCCAGCTCACACATGTTCCGCAACCTGATGTCGGCACTCGCCGACGACTACCACCTCGTCGCCCCGGATCACATCGGGTTCGGCCGGTCGGCGATGCCGTCGGTCAACCAGTTCAGCTACGGCTTCGACCGTCTGACCGAGATCACCGAGCAACTGATCGACCATCTGGGCCTCGAGCGGTTCGCGATCTACATCCACGACTACGGCGCGCCCATCGGCCTGCGGATCGCCAGCCGGCGGCCGGAACGCATCACCGCGATCATCAGCCAGAGCGGAAACGCCTACACCGAGGGGTTCACGCCGTTCTGGGATCGCTTGTTCGCTCATGCCGCCGACCGGGCCGCCAACGAGGATTCGGTACGCGAGTACTTCACCCCGGAGACCACGAAGTGGCAGTACACCCACGGCGTTCCCGCCGACCGGCTCGACCTCATCGCGCCCGAGACCTGGCTGCTCGACCAGGCCGGGCTCGACCGCAAGGGGAACGACGCCATCCAACTGCAGTTGTTCTGGGACTACCAGTTCAACCTCGACGGCTACCCAGCCTTTCAGGAGTACTTCCGCACCCACCAGCCACCACTGTTGGTCACCTGGGGCAAGAACGACGAGATCTTCGGCGCCGCAGGCGCTGAGGCCTTCCGGCGCGACCTCCCCAACGGTGAGTTCCATCTACTCGACGCGGGTCACTTCGCTCTCGAGACTCACGGTGCCGAGATCTCCGGCTACATCCGCGACTTCCTGGGCAGGCTCTGA
- a CDS encoding LysR family transcriptional regulator → MEFRQLEAFVAVANELHFGRAAAKLHIGQPTLSELVRRLEREVGTPLLTRTTRRVALTEAGVELLVRSKRIVDEVEGAVAAVQRISEGDAGTVRLGVTPPVSPALAPHLASAFSREAPDVQLVIRRMWLPDLERAVSDVDGEVDVAITCGLVPDPPGILSEVFCAEPLLVGLRPDHRLSGSEAIDLHDLAGDTLGLHSADLFPAWHLAIRQVLDAVGVSPPTVELADTDLAAYHWQTQHEVEWILTTEAMSENHTATALVPLAPRQVVPYTLQWCPIRATTAAVGRFVNLALSVDVPPGWVSQPDHLRHETT, encoded by the coding sequence GTGGAATTCCGCCAGCTCGAGGCGTTCGTGGCCGTTGCCAACGAACTTCACTTCGGGCGGGCTGCCGCAAAGCTGCACATCGGTCAGCCGACGCTCAGCGAGCTGGTGCGACGCCTCGAGCGTGAGGTCGGCACCCCGCTGCTCACCCGTACGACGCGTCGGGTGGCCCTGACCGAGGCGGGTGTCGAGTTGCTGGTCCGCTCCAAGCGGATCGTCGACGAGGTCGAGGGAGCCGTGGCGGCGGTGCAGCGGATATCCGAGGGTGACGCCGGAACGGTCCGGCTCGGGGTCACGCCGCCCGTTTCTCCAGCGCTCGCACCGCACCTGGCGTCGGCGTTCAGCCGCGAGGCGCCCGACGTCCAATTGGTCATCCGGCGGATGTGGTTGCCCGACCTGGAGCGTGCGGTCTCCGACGTCGACGGCGAGGTCGACGTCGCGATCACCTGCGGGCTGGTACCCGATCCGCCAGGGATCCTCAGCGAAGTGTTCTGCGCCGAGCCGCTTCTGGTGGGTCTTCGGCCCGACCATCGTCTCTCGGGCAGTGAGGCCATCGATCTGCACGACCTCGCGGGCGACACGCTCGGGTTGCACAGCGCTGACCTGTTCCCGGCGTGGCATCTGGCCATCCGGCAGGTCCTCGACGCAGTGGGCGTGTCGCCGCCGACAGTCGAACTCGCCGATACCGATCTGGCGGCGTACCACTGGCAGACTCAGCACGAGGTCGAGTGGATCCTCACCACCGAGGCCATGTCGGAGAACCACACCGCCACTGCGCTCGTCCCGCTCGCGCCCCGTCAGGTGGTGCCGTACACCCTGCAGTGGTGCCCGATCCGGGCGACCACCGCCGCCGTCGGCCGCTTCGTCAACCTCGCCCTGTCCGTCGACGTGCCGCCGGGATGGGTGAGCCAGCCGGACCACCTCAGGCACGAGACCACCTGA
- a CDS encoding ATP-grasp fold amidoligase family protein encodes MTSVRWRERSQLVRALRLWRTRKPTTFGDKVRYKMLRDRRALVVTFADKAAVREHVAAAVGDHYLPRAYAVVADPEALRGIDLPESYVVKPIHGSGAAIVVSPAADRGARLPSEPNSWVYCHVHPEHAPREDVIAIAAGWVRQLYGQGPNREWVYGRVPRQVIVEELLAGADGAIPDDYKFFVYHGKCHFVQVDSGRFARRTQDFFTADWEHLPLTGGLPWARPEPRRPARLHEMVDVAERLGVDTDFVRVDLYDVDGRIVFGELTSFPAGGDSPFDPESFNADFGRPWTVPRRYR; translated from the coding sequence GTGACGTCCGTCCGGTGGCGGGAGCGCAGCCAACTCGTGCGAGCGCTCCGGCTATGGCGGACCCGGAAGCCCACGACCTTCGGCGACAAGGTGCGCTACAAGATGCTGCGTGACCGCCGCGCGCTCGTCGTGACGTTCGCGGACAAGGCGGCAGTGCGCGAGCACGTCGCAGCAGCCGTCGGCGACCACTACCTGCCGCGCGCCTATGCCGTCGTGGCCGACCCCGAGGCGCTGCGGGGAATCGACCTGCCGGAGTCGTACGTGGTGAAGCCGATCCACGGCAGCGGAGCAGCGATCGTGGTCTCCCCCGCCGCCGACCGCGGCGCGCGCCTACCGAGCGAGCCCAACAGCTGGGTGTACTGCCACGTCCATCCCGAGCACGCGCCGCGGGAGGACGTCATCGCGATCGCAGCAGGTTGGGTTCGGCAGCTCTACGGACAGGGGCCGAACCGCGAGTGGGTCTACGGGCGGGTGCCGCGGCAAGTCATCGTCGAGGAACTTCTCGCAGGCGCCGACGGTGCCATCCCGGACGACTACAAATTCTTCGTCTACCACGGGAAGTGCCACTTCGTTCAGGTCGACAGCGGCCGGTTCGCGCGGCGTACGCAGGACTTCTTCACCGCCGACTGGGAGCACCTTCCACTCACCGGCGGGTTGCCCTGGGCACGTCCGGAACCGCGTCGACCGGCGCGCCTGCACGAGATGGTCGACGTCGCAGAGCGGCTCGGCGTCGATACGGACTTCGTTCGGGTGGACCTGTACGACGTCGACGGCCGGATCGTCTTCGGGGAGCTGACGAGTTTTCCGGCCGGCGGGGACAGCCCGTTCGACCCGGAGTCCTTCAATGCGGACTTCGGCCGCCCGTGGACGGTCCCGCGCCGCTACCGGTGA
- a CDS encoding helix-turn-helix domain-containing protein, which translates to MVRVPLSPEQVKAGQRLGALIRTARAGRDPDVIARDAGISPETLRKIEVGRMPSPSFGTVIGLCNALGMPLQDAVDAWRGVDDRRLAI; encoded by the coding sequence ATGGTGCGCGTCCCCCTGAGTCCCGAGCAGGTGAAGGCCGGTCAGCGACTCGGCGCTCTGATCAGGACCGCCCGGGCCGGTCGCGATCCGGACGTGATCGCTCGAGACGCCGGAATCTCACCCGAGACGCTGCGCAAGATCGAGGTCGGCAGGATGCCGAGCCCCAGTTTCGGCACGGTCATCGGACTCTGCAATGCGCTCGGCATGCCGCTGCAGGATGCCGTCGACGCGTGGCGCGGCGTCGACGACCGACGGCTGGCCATCTAG
- the map gene encoding type I methionyl aminopeptidase: protein MIELKTAAEIDKMAVTGEFVAETLATLSAEAQPGVNLMQLEHHARKLVEDRGAESCYWDYAPSFGRGPFRNVICLSVNDAVLHGMPRDHVLRDGDVLSLDFAVSIDGWVADSAVTVIVGDQPDPADVALVDSTRRALDAGIAAAVPGGRLGDISAAIEGVAVEAGYRVNAEFGGHGLGRTMHEDPHVANRGKRGRGLVLRAGMTLALEPWWARGSDRLVMDSDGWTLRSADGSKTAHSEHTIAITESGPRILTPLSSGSVPSGR from the coding sequence GTGATCGAACTCAAGACTGCTGCCGAGATCGACAAGATGGCGGTGACTGGCGAATTCGTCGCCGAAACGCTGGCCACCCTGTCGGCCGAGGCGCAGCCGGGGGTGAACCTCATGCAGCTCGAACACCATGCCCGCAAGCTCGTCGAGGACCGCGGCGCGGAATCCTGCTACTGGGACTACGCGCCGTCGTTCGGCCGCGGCCCGTTCCGGAACGTCATCTGCCTGTCGGTCAACGACGCCGTCCTGCACGGCATGCCGCGTGATCACGTGCTGCGCGATGGCGACGTGTTGAGCCTGGACTTCGCGGTCTCGATCGACGGCTGGGTGGCCGATTCCGCAGTCACGGTCATCGTGGGCGATCAGCCGGACCCCGCGGACGTGGCGCTGGTCGACTCGACACGGAGGGCCCTCGACGCAGGCATCGCCGCGGCAGTCCCCGGCGGACGACTCGGTGACATCTCGGCTGCCATCGAGGGAGTTGCCGTCGAAGCGGGCTACCGCGTCAATGCCGAGTTCGGCGGCCACGGCCTGGGGCGCACCATGCACGAGGATCCGCACGTCGCCAACCGCGGGAAGCGCGGCCGGGGGTTGGTCCTGCGAGCCGGGATGACGCTCGCGCTCGAACCGTGGTGGGCACGCGGCAGCGACCGTCTGGTGATGGATTCCGACGGTTGGACTCTGCGTTCGGCAGACGGGTCGAAGACCGCCCACTCCGAACACACCATCGCGATCACCGAATCCGGCCCGCGCATTTTGACGCCGCTCAGCAGCGGGTCAGTGCCCTCGGGACGATGA
- the eat gene encoding ethanolamine permease, translated as MTSTSSESSDYLAKRTLKQGSAGWLLLAGLGVGYVISGDYSGWNFGLAEGGFGGLLIAGVLIAGMYFAMVLGMAEMSSALPAAGGGYTFARRALGPWGGFATGTAILIEYAIAPAAIATFIGAYVESLGLFGITDGWWVYLAVYLIFIGIHLTGVGEALKVMFVITAVALAGLIVFAISAVGSFDAANLTDIAPTDAAGASAFLPFGYLGIWAAVPFAIWFFLAIEGVPLAAEEAKDPARNVPRGIIAAMGVLLITGTTVLILTAGSGGAEAMSASGNPLVEALGDSSMAKVVNYIGLAGLVASFFSIIYAYSRQLFALSRAGYLPKRLSVVNSRKAPVLALIVPGIVGFVLSLTGQGAMLLNMAVFGAALSYVLMMISHITLRVREPDMPRPYRTPGGIVTTSFALVIAALAVVATFLVDSTAATWCLVVFALFMAYFGFYSRHHVVANSPDEEFAALAAAEKDLG; from the coding sequence ATGACGTCGACGAGTAGTGAATCGAGCGACTACCTGGCCAAACGGACCCTGAAACAGGGCAGTGCGGGATGGCTGCTGCTGGCGGGTCTGGGCGTCGGCTACGTGATCTCCGGTGACTACTCGGGGTGGAACTTCGGTCTCGCCGAGGGAGGCTTCGGCGGACTGCTGATCGCCGGCGTCCTCATTGCCGGGATGTACTTCGCCATGGTGCTGGGCATGGCCGAGATGTCCTCGGCGCTTCCGGCCGCAGGTGGTGGCTACACGTTCGCGCGCCGTGCGCTCGGACCGTGGGGCGGATTCGCCACTGGGACGGCCATTTTGATCGAGTACGCAATCGCCCCCGCCGCGATCGCGACGTTCATCGGCGCCTACGTGGAGTCGCTCGGACTGTTCGGCATCACCGACGGGTGGTGGGTGTACCTGGCGGTGTACCTCATCTTCATCGGCATCCACCTCACCGGTGTCGGCGAGGCGTTGAAGGTCATGTTCGTCATCACGGCCGTCGCGCTGGCGGGCCTCATCGTCTTCGCCATCTCGGCGGTCGGCAGCTTCGATGCCGCCAACCTGACCGACATCGCCCCGACCGATGCGGCAGGCGCCTCGGCGTTCCTGCCGTTCGGATACCTCGGGATCTGGGCGGCCGTGCCGTTCGCGATCTGGTTCTTCCTCGCCATCGAGGGCGTACCCCTGGCCGCCGAGGAAGCGAAGGACCCGGCGCGCAACGTACCGCGGGGCATCATCGCCGCGATGGGGGTGCTGCTGATCACGGGCACCACCGTCCTGATCCTCACCGCGGGCTCCGGTGGCGCCGAGGCCATGAGCGCGTCCGGTAATCCGCTCGTCGAGGCACTGGGCGACTCGTCGATGGCCAAGGTGGTCAACTACATCGGACTGGCCGGGCTGGTCGCGAGCTTCTTCTCGATCATCTACGCCTATTCGCGCCAGCTGTTCGCACTGTCTCGCGCTGGGTACCTACCCAAGCGGCTGTCGGTGGTGAACTCGCGGAAGGCGCCGGTGCTGGCGCTGATCGTGCCCGGCATCGTCGGCTTCGTTCTCTCCCTCACCGGCCAGGGCGCGATGCTGCTCAACATGGCCGTCTTCGGTGCCGCGCTGTCCTACGTCCTCATGATGATCAGCCACATCACGCTGCGGGTGCGCGAACCGGACATGCCCCGGCCGTACCGCACTCCGGGCGGCATCGTCACCACGTCGTTCGCACTCGTGATCGCAGCTCTGGCGGTGGTGGCGACCTTCCTCGTCGACAGCACGGCGGCAACCTGGTGTCTGGTCGTGTTCGCCCTCTTCATGGCCTACTTCGGCTTCTACAGCCGCCACCACGTCGTGGCGAACTCGCCGGACGAGGAATTCGCGGCGCTGGCGGCCGCGGAGAAGGACCTCGGCTGA